AGCGTCTCGCCCGCCTGCAGCTGATTCACCGCATGCTGCACCGTCTGCCACGGAGCCTGCTCGGTTCCCGCTGCTGTATCCTTGCCCAGCTTGGCATCGACAAACTTCGCCGGACCTTTGCCGAGTGGACGAGCACTCGCCTGCGGCAAAGGACGAGCCGGCGGATGTGAAGCAAACCTGGCCGGCTCAGCTGCCGCGAGCAACTGACCCAGCGCGCAGCAAAGCAACAGGCTCAAACAGTTCGTAGCACGCATGGCGTGATCCTTCGGCGGGAGAACTTTTTAGGCGGGATTGGCCGCTTGCAGCAGACTGGCAAGCTGGCCGCATTCTAAGAAAGACGCACCGCCAGTGCCATTTATTTCTCGCCACCTTGCCGCGCTGCCTTTTCGGGTGCCACTGGCATCCTGCCAGTGCTTGTATCTCAGCTCGATCAAGCCCGGCTCGATGCGGCTCAAGAGCTATTTTGGCAGCGGGTGAGCTTGTCATTCAGTCGCCGCTCTGAGGTGACAATCACCAGGCCTCGTCACGAGCAATCAACCGGTGGCAATGCTTCACGCCTGTGGCAAAATGGATCTTGTTCCGCAAATGGCCTGGCTGAATCTGTTTACACTTCAGCACTGGCAGGATGCCAGTGGCACCCAAGGGGTCCCAGTGAATGAAGACGATCATTGAAACCGTGCTCGACGAAGTCCTTTCGGATGAGGGGTACCGCAAGCACGGCAAGACGTGGTATGCGATGTTGGCCGACGTAACGCATGTGATCAAACTCCAGCGATCTCGTTTTGGAAACCAGTACTACATCAATGTCTGTGTCTGGTTGGGGCCACAAGCGGAAGGCAAGCTGCCCAAAGAACACGAATGTCACTTGCGGAGTCGGGTAGAGGAGTTCAGCAAGGCGAGTCTGGACGCGATGCTGGATCTGGACAACCAGCGAGTCACGGACGAGAAGCGGTCGACCACGCTTCGCAGCACTTTACAGAAATCAGTATTGCCGGTCCTGGAAAAGATGGGCAGCATTGAGGCAGTTACCAAGCTTCATAAGAGAAAGCAATTGGGCGCCTTTGCGATCACGGCGGAGGCTTTTCCGCTGATCGGAAGTCCACATTAAAACTGTATTCGCAAGCGAATAAGCGAGCTTTTAGCGATGATTCTGCTCGATTTAGCTATCGGACATGTTGCCATCGACGGTCACGAGCCTGAGATAAGATCGCGTCGATTGCAGTTGAATTTTGTCTCGGCACCGATTGCGGCGCTCTTCCACCGCATGTTGCCGACGCCGTTCAAAATCAACTGCAACAAAATTGTTGTCGATCTCGTGTCATCGGCCTCTGGGGATTCTCGCCCAACGCATCAACTAAACGTCACCACGATCCCCTGGTCGTGGTCGCAGGCTGAATACGAGCATGCTTCTCCATTCGAACAGGAGCGGATGATCGCCAGGGGACTTCGTGACGCACTTGGCTGGGGAGCAAAATTTGAGAACTGGCCCGTGAGTGCGTTCGAAGCTGCCTACGTTGCCAGCGAACTACTCCATTTCGTGAATGAGTGGCATCTGTTTCGCGGCCAGTGGTTCACCGCTCCCGATCGAAATCGGAAGGCCAGAGTGTTCAGCCGCTACGACGAGCACGGCATTGCGCTCGAACTTGAAGTAGCCGAGAAGTCAACCAACTACACGCACGTCACGAGGTATCCTCTCACGCAGATTACCTCGGGCATGTACGGCTTGCACTGCGTGGCAAAATCGCTGAAGTGGATCTCGTCGAGCAAGATTCGGCTGGTGGGAATGACGCCATCTGAGTCGATCGATGTCGCAATCAAACTGAAAACGCCGCGAAAGTAGAATCGGACCTGACGTATGGGGCAGAGTATGTGCGCCAATGGCAGTCCAGTGGCAAGATAGCCCTTGCTCCGCGAATGGCCTGGCTGAATCTGGCTACACTTCAGCACTGGCAGGATGCCAGTGGCATCCAAAACAGTGCCAAGCCGATAGTGCTACCGACTGCTACTTGATCGATATGAATGCATCATGCTTGTAGAAGAACATAAACGCATCCAGGAGTTCGTCTAGTGTCAGAACTGGTTTCTGTTGCTTTGCGTTGGCAACGATATCCTGACCACTGCTCACCCCTAGGGCATATCTCAGACAATTAGTTCGTGCGATATCCGGCTCCTCACCTTCTTCGTAATCATCTGCACTCCATACGGCGAGCGTTGAGTTCAAAGACCACGGTTTGTTCGCTGGAAGGTAGATTGCTTCGTTCCACGGAAAGTCGTCCGGTGACTGAAGGAACTGCGACAAAGTAATCAATCTGTCCACGATCGTAGCCCTGGCTCTCGGCCTCCATCCCAGTTTTTACCCCCGGATCACGCGGGTGCCGCTGAGGGTGTCGTGCCAACCGCGGGGTTCTTGGGAGG
Above is a window of Anatilimnocola aggregata DNA encoding:
- a CDS encoding DUF7716 domain-containing protein, coding for MDRLITLSQFLQSPDDFPWNEAIYLPANKPWSLNSTLAVWSADDYEEGEEPDIARTNCLRYALGVSSGQDIVANAKQQKPVLTLDELLDAFMFFYKHDAFISIK
- a CDS encoding DUF4304 domain-containing protein, which gives rise to MKTIIETVLDEVLSDEGYRKHGKTWYAMLADVTHVIKLQRSRFGNQYYINVCVWLGPQAEGKLPKEHECHLRSRVEEFSKASLDAMLDLDNQRVTDEKRSTTLRSTLQKSVLPVLEKMGSIEAVTKLHKRKQLGAFAITAEAFPLIGSPH